taataataataataataataataataataataataataataataataataataataataataataataataacgccTTTGTTAACACCACAAGCCCCATAGTTTTAGGTGAgatgaagaaagagaagaaaacaacTTGACGACAGCTGAGGATGCTGCTCCGCCTGGCTCGCATCGCCGGAGTAATGGGCCTTGTACTCATAGCGTGGTACTACAGGGACAAGGCCGCGGCCACGCTCCTTCGTATTGGCTTCAGCAACGGGACACAGCCACCCTCTCTGGCCACCTGCAGTAACAGCGGTGACAGTGCGCACTGCGAGGTCCCCGCCGTGGGCAACACGAGCCTTCTGGGTAAGCTCCACAAGTATAGAAATACGTGCTCCCTCACAGTTTCTTGGGCTTCGGCATGCAGTGAAGATCATTTTGTCCAATCGACTACTAACACTGGATCCAGCTTCGTCAAAGCATTACAGAGTAATCATACGCACCTAGTTTATCTCATCTGCTGAAGGCACTAAtacgatagcatttaggttgtctcCCAAGAACTGCAGGCTTCTCTGTAACCAAATTCCGggttggtcgagagaggtcacataATCTTGTGTCTTCGTCACAATCTAtccacaggattgtgagcaaactgtccgtCGTTGCCTAATTCAATGCAGTTTCCACGGCCCACTGTGACGCTCCACGTGAACTCACGGGaactcggcaagagcaacctgtgtctcacTATCCCcatcggtggctgtgtttgaaaaagCCACCTGTCAGGGCAGtgccgcatcacttaaccgctccACCGCTGCACCAGAAGTGGTATGGGGACTCGTAGCAATCTATGAATGCGATTGAAAAGGTCTTGACGTCATCGACACCTCGTGACCACCAGTGCACCGATGGTAGGgtaccgccaaatttgaaaatccgagcGCCCCGAAATCTGTTTTAAAATATACTTAATGTTTTATAGCGAAGGGACGTTCGGTGTTTGTCTCGAACACAAAAATTTGCGTGGAAGTAATCTGAAACGCTCAGGTTACCCTTATTCCATGCTTCCTTTCTCCTGGCTTTGCCAGAGAGGATACAGGTCCGACTAGCGACACTGCAGAGCCGAGTGGTGCATGCCCTGGCCACCATTGACCCGCAGCAATGGCTGGAAGAATACGTGCGTGACCTACAGTCCACTGATTGGGTCCAGGAAGCTTGCTCTTCTCAGATCTTCCTGCTGCTCGTGCCGATGCTGCTCAGCTTAATCTTTAGAAGGTAAGGCGGTTTGAGCAGAGACCTGGGAAAGTGTCGAGCGACCCTGCAATTCACTTACGCTTTTCACATCTTAGAAGTTGCTCTCGAGACGAGACAGTGATCAGTGCCCTCGTTGATCCATTAGCCGCAGTTTCGTGAATGCGGCAGAAGTCGAGTCTagtccccattttttttttagagaaagaGCGGATTTTGAGAAGCTAAGGCGAATATTTTGACTCGTCCTTCACTGTCTTCTTAGACGTCTTTGCCGTTAGTCGAATTTTGTCGCATTCATTAAACGCGGCTATTTTGAGTCCGGTTCTGGCCATTGTTCTTGTAAGGTGGTGATTATGGTTTGATTGGATTTTTTGGCCAGCTTCGCCAAAAAGCACCATCGATAGGTAGTTCGGTATCCACCTAGCAAGGTCACACTCCTTTTTCCGAGCATTTCCCCTCAGTGAAGTCCAGAATAGAAAAACCGATGGGTACCTGGCGGGACCGGGGACCGAATCTCGCACCTCCCACATACGATGTCAAACAACCGGCCCACGGTGCAGTAGATGATTTTTTGGAGACATATCGCTGACGGCGTTTAGCAGTGCAATGCAAATGGCCACTATCGGGATCTGCAGATGTTCCTTCGTGGTTAAAAAAGCACGAACCAGACGGAACACATGATCGTTGTCTGCGAACTGAAGCTGCAGAGTTCAGCCATGAGTGAAAGGTTACTGAACGACGACGATGCTTCACTTCTCAACAGAAACTACAGAGAaggtttactacattcgaattggtacgaaagcatggatttgtactgcgcagaagacgacaatgagcgggcagtgccgccggaTGGAGCCCGTGCGCTAATCCAGCTGCGAGCAAACAA
This portion of the Amblyomma americanum isolate KBUSLIRL-KWMA chromosome 10, ASM5285725v1, whole genome shotgun sequence genome encodes:
- the LOC144108052 gene encoding uncharacterized protein LOC144108052, which produces MLLRLARIAGVMGLVLIAWYYRDKAAATLLRIGFSNGTQPPSLATCSNSGDSAHCEVPAVGNTSLLERIQVRLATLQSRVVHALATIDPQQWLEEYVRDLQSTDWVQEACSSQIFLLLVPMLLSLIFRRWRCGGSGQRGQRENGTRVANSPPRCLSRHTTTADREPRFALARHRRPITYGRQHDDDHCFLSPIGCQLSGPVACCCQSTEIRLTIGCISQSIQANDKVRSPTTEWQGRIPKALESREYI